The following proteins come from a genomic window of Pseudomonas syringae:
- the uvrC gene encoding excinuclease ABC subunit UvrC, protein MTQTFDPSAFLATCSGRPGVYRMFDAEATLLYVGKAKNLKKRLASYFRKTGHAPKTGALVARIAQIETTITGNETEALLLEQTLIKEWRPPYNILLRDDKSYPYVFLSDNAFPRLSIHRGAKKAKGRYFGPYPSAGAIRESLSLLQKTFQVRQCEDSYFKNRTRPCLQYQIKRCKGPCVGLVEPEVYAEDVRHSVMFLEGRSNALSDELNAAMEKAAMALDFERAAELRDQVALLRRVQDQQSMDGGTGDVDVVAAFVNPGGACVHLISVRGGRVLGSKNFFPQVGIEEEVGEVMSAFLAQYFLGGIDRELPGEVIVNVVNEDFPALIDAIEELRGVEMIISHRVRGTRARWQQMAVTNAEQALAARLANRQHVASRFEALAVVLGLDDPPMRLECYDISHSSGEATVASCVVFGPEGPIKSDYRRFNIEGVTAGDDYAAMHQALTRRYSRIKAGEGKLPDVLLVDGGKGQMSMARDVLNELQVPELILLGVAKGTTRKAGFETLYLNDAAHEFTLPGDSPALHLIQQIRDEAHRFAITGHRARRGKTRRTSTLEGVAGVGPTRRRDLLKHFGGLQELSRASIDEIAKAPGISKKLAESIYANLHSE, encoded by the coding sequence GTGCATTTCTCGCGACCTGTAGCGGTCGCCCCGGTGTCTATCGCATGTTCGACGCCGAAGCCACTCTGCTGTACGTCGGCAAGGCCAAGAACCTCAAGAAGCGTCTCGCCAGTTACTTTCGCAAGACTGGCCACGCGCCGAAGACCGGCGCACTGGTGGCGCGCATCGCCCAGATTGAAACGACGATTACGGGTAACGAAACCGAAGCGTTGTTGCTGGAGCAGACCCTCATCAAGGAGTGGCGGCCCCCTTACAACATTCTGCTGCGCGATGATAAGTCTTACCCCTATGTGTTTCTGTCCGATAACGCGTTTCCACGGCTGAGCATTCATCGTGGCGCCAAGAAGGCCAAGGGCCGATATTTCGGGCCTTACCCGAGTGCGGGCGCGATTCGCGAAAGCCTCAGCCTGCTGCAGAAGACTTTTCAGGTTCGGCAGTGCGAAGACAGCTACTTCAAGAACCGTACCCGGCCGTGCCTGCAATACCAGATCAAACGCTGCAAAGGCCCTTGTGTCGGGCTGGTCGAGCCAGAGGTCTACGCCGAAGACGTGCGCCACTCGGTCATGTTTCTCGAAGGGCGCAGCAATGCGTTGAGCGACGAGTTGAACGCTGCGATGGAAAAAGCCGCGATGGCGCTCGATTTCGAGCGTGCGGCCGAGTTGCGTGATCAGGTGGCGTTGTTGCGCCGCGTTCAGGATCAGCAAAGCATGGATGGCGGCACCGGTGATGTGGATGTGGTCGCTGCGTTCGTCAATCCGGGCGGTGCCTGCGTGCATCTGATCAGTGTGCGCGGTGGCCGGGTGCTGGGCAGCAAGAACTTCTTTCCGCAGGTGGGCATAGAAGAGGAGGTCGGCGAAGTGATGTCGGCCTTCCTGGCGCAGTATTTTCTCGGCGGCATTGATCGGGAGCTGCCTGGCGAAGTCATTGTCAACGTCGTCAATGAAGACTTCCCGGCACTGATTGACGCCATCGAAGAGCTGCGCGGCGTTGAAATGATCATCAGCCATCGCGTGCGCGGAACCCGGGCTCGCTGGCAGCAAATGGCAGTCACCAATGCCGAGCAGGCCCTGGCAGCGCGTCTGGCCAATCGTCAGCACGTAGCTTCGCGGTTTGAGGCGCTGGCTGTGGTGCTGGGTCTCGACGACCCGCCAATGCGCCTTGAATGCTATGACATCAGTCATTCCAGCGGCGAAGCGACCGTAGCGTCATGCGTGGTGTTCGGCCCTGAAGGCCCTATCAAGTCCGATTACCGACGTTTCAATATTGAAGGCGTGACGGCGGGCGATGACTATGCGGCCATGCATCAGGCGCTGACCCGACGCTACAGCCGCATCAAGGCCGGGGAGGGCAAGTTGCCCGACGTGCTGCTGGTGGACGGTGGCAAGGGGCAGATGTCCATGGCCCGCGACGTGCTCAACGAGCTGCAGGTCCCGGAGCTGATCTTGCTGGGCGTGGCCAAGGGCACGACGCGCAAGGCCGGTTTTGAAACGCTTTACCTGAATGACGCCGCTCATGAGTTCACGCTGCCCGGTGATTCGCCCGCGTTGCACCTCATTCAGCAGATTCGCGACGAGGCTCACCGCTTCGCCATCACCGGTCACCGGGCGCGACGCGGCAAGACCCGGCGCACCTCGACCCTTGAAGGGGTTGCCGGAGTAGGGCCGACCCGGCGTCGGGATCTGCTTAAACACTTCGGTGGATTACAGGAATTGTCCCGTGCGAGCATCGATGAAATCGCAAAAGCACCCGGAATCAGCAAAAAGCTGGCAGAGTCGATTTATGCAAACCTGCACAGCGAGTAG